One segment of Pandoraea pnomenusa DNA contains the following:
- a CDS encoding glycine zipper 2TM domain-containing protein, with the protein MNIKALTGISAALAAVMLAGCVAPGQQYGGYQQPGYQQGYQQPGYQQGYQPGYQQGYQQGYQQPQQQGALYGTVQSIEQLNGANNSPNILGTVLGGAAGGLLGNTMGGGRGRTATTIAGAVIGGIAGNRIENSMGEPNVLYRITVRLDDGRVATVTQAPPLRVQQGQRCAVANDTVYPY; encoded by the coding sequence ATGAACATCAAAGCACTTACGGGAATCAGCGCGGCCCTGGCCGCCGTCATGCTCGCCGGTTGCGTGGCCCCGGGCCAGCAATATGGCGGCTACCAGCAGCCGGGATACCAACAGGGATACCAACAACCGGGCTACCAGCAGGGCTATCAGCCGGGTTACCAGCAAGGCTATCAGCAGGGATACCAGCAGCCGCAGCAGCAGGGAGCGCTCTACGGAACGGTCCAGTCGATCGAACAACTGAACGGCGCCAATAACAGCCCGAACATTCTCGGTACGGTCCTCGGCGGTGCCGCGGGCGGGCTGCTCGGCAACACGATGGGCGGCGGACGCGGACGCACCGCCACCACCATTGCCGGCGCGGTCATCGGCGGCATCGCGGGCAACCGCATCGAGAACAGCATGGGTGAGCCGAACGTGCTCTATCGCATCACCGTGCGTCTGGACGACGGCCGCGTCGCCACGGTCACGCAGGCGCCGCCGCTGCGCGTGCAGCAGGGTCAGCGCTGTGCCGTGGCGAACGACACGGTGTACCCGTACTGA
- a CDS encoding MFS transporter, with protein MSVDVSLSSAASVHAGSAASAASAGSAGSAVIRSAADVARLVNEGGARVSNARWIVAIALGGVFLDAYDLGALAFGLKDVTREFNLTPAGTGMVASAITFGAIVGAFLGGFLTDRIGRYRVFMADMLCFVIAAIACALAPNEYVLAGARFVMGLGVGIDLPVAMAFLAEFSKLKGRGNKAARVAMWCPTWYAAICASYLLVLLCYSALPSSHSALLWRIILGFGAIPALAIIAVRSRYMSESPVWAANQGDLDGAAKILKRSYGIDAVVATDAERAAPKRPASWSNYGALLKGVYLRRTTLATIIAVASSFAYNAVAFGLPVIIASFLAQSMLTTILMSLALNLLFAFTGGLLGVRLVPKVGAWKLTVVGYAFQLTALVGLALVGKPAGGVQVAWALGFLALFLLGQGFGPGAHSMTFASLSYPTSLRGVGVGFNQTLMRASSTVSLFLFPVLAAALSTKVFWVIAAAPAIGLLALLAIRWEPSNYDVDAEDF; from the coding sequence ATGTCCGTTGACGTTTCCCTGTCTTCCGCCGCGTCTGTGCACGCTGGCTCCGCGGCGTCGGCCGCGTCCGCTGGCTCCGCCGGCTCTGCCGTCATCCGCTCGGCGGCCGACGTTGCCCGACTCGTCAACGAGGGCGGCGCCCGCGTGTCGAACGCCCGATGGATCGTGGCCATCGCACTGGGCGGTGTGTTCCTCGATGCCTACGACCTCGGCGCACTCGCCTTCGGCCTGAAGGACGTGACACGCGAGTTCAATCTCACCCCGGCGGGCACTGGCATGGTGGCGTCCGCGATCACTTTCGGTGCCATTGTCGGGGCGTTCCTTGGCGGGTTCCTGACCGACCGTATCGGCCGCTATCGGGTGTTCATGGCCGACATGCTGTGCTTCGTGATCGCAGCCATCGCCTGTGCGCTCGCCCCCAACGAGTATGTGCTCGCTGGCGCACGTTTCGTGATGGGGTTGGGCGTCGGCATCGATTTGCCGGTGGCCATGGCGTTCCTCGCCGAGTTTTCCAAGCTCAAGGGGCGGGGGAACAAGGCCGCGAGGGTCGCGATGTGGTGCCCGACGTGGTACGCAGCGATCTGCGCGTCGTACCTGCTGGTGCTGCTGTGCTACTCGGCGCTGCCGTCGTCGCACAGTGCGCTGCTGTGGCGCATCATCCTGGGCTTCGGGGCAATTCCCGCACTGGCGATCATCGCCGTGCGCAGCCGTTATATGAGCGAGTCGCCGGTGTGGGCGGCTAACCAGGGCGATCTCGACGGCGCGGCGAAGATTCTGAAGCGCTCGTACGGGATCGACGCCGTGGTGGCGACGGATGCCGAGCGCGCCGCGCCGAAGCGTCCCGCGTCGTGGAGCAACTACGGTGCCCTGCTCAAGGGGGTGTACCTGCGTCGTACCACGCTCGCGACGATCATCGCCGTGGCGTCGTCGTTCGCCTATAACGCGGTGGCGTTCGGGCTGCCCGTGATCATCGCCAGCTTCCTTGCCCAATCGATGCTCACGACGATCCTGATGTCGCTCGCGCTCAATCTGCTGTTCGCATTCACCGGCGGCCTGCTGGGTGTGCGCCTGGTGCCGAAGGTGGGGGCCTGGAAACTCACGGTGGTCGGCTACGCGTTTCAACTGACGGCGCTCGTCGGCCTGGCGCTCGTGGGCAAGCCCGCGGGGGGTGTCCAGGTGGCCTGGGCGCTAGGCTTCCTTGCGCTGTTCCTGCTGGGGCAGGGCTTCGGTCCGGGCGCGCATTCGATGACGTTCGCGTCGCTGAGCTATCCGACGTCGTTGCGTGGCGTGGGCGTCGGCTTCAACCAGACGCTCATGCGCGCCAGCTCGACGGTTTCGCTGTTCCTGTTTCCGGTGCTGGCCGCCGCGCTCTCGACGAAAGTGTTCTGGGTGATCGCCGCCGCGCCCGCGATCGGCCTGCTGGCCTTGCTGGCGATCCGGTGGGAGCCGTCGAATTACGACGTCGATGCGGAGGACTTCTGA
- a CDS encoding CBS domain-containing protein, with amino-acid sequence MKTVAQILKSKSVDTVYKVRPTDSVLDALTLMAEARIGAVLVSEDDRSVVGIFTERDYARKVALMGRTSVNTPVRDVMTSAVRYVTPEQSNEDCMSLMTEHRIRHLPVMKDGELVGLLSIGDLVKDIMSEQQFVIDQLENYIMGGGAALAGGSPSRPS; translated from the coding sequence ATGAAAACAGTCGCTCAGATCCTGAAGTCGAAATCGGTCGACACGGTGTACAAAGTGCGCCCGACCGACTCGGTACTCGATGCGTTGACCCTGATGGCCGAAGCACGCATCGGCGCGGTGCTGGTGAGCGAGGACGACCGCTCGGTCGTCGGCATCTTCACCGAGCGCGATTACGCCCGCAAGGTCGCGCTCATGGGCCGGACCTCGGTCAACACGCCGGTGCGCGACGTCATGACCTCGGCCGTGCGCTACGTCACGCCCGAGCAATCGAACGAGGACTGCATGTCGCTGATGACGGAGCACCGCATTCGTCACCTGCCTGTCATGAAGGACGGCGAGCTGGTCGGCCTGTTGTCCATCGGCGACCTGGTCAAGGACATCATGTCGGAGCAGCAGTTCGTCATCGACCAACTGGAGAACTACATCATGGGCGGCGGCGCCGCCCTGGCGGGCGGGTCGCCCTCGCGGCCGAGCTGA
- the infA gene encoding translation initiation factor IF-1: protein MAKEELIEFSGHVSDVLPDNRFRVTLENGVEVMAYASGRMQKNRIRILAGDRVTLEMSPYDLSKGRINYRHKN from the coding sequence TTGGCCAAGGAAGAACTGATCGAATTCAGCGGACACGTCTCGGACGTACTGCCGGACAATCGCTTTCGCGTCACGCTCGAGAACGGCGTGGAAGTGATGGCATATGCGAGCGGCCGCATGCAGAAGAACCGCATCCGCATCCTGGCGGGTGACCGCGTGACGCTGGAAATGTCGCCCTACGACCTGAGCAAGGGCCGCATCAACTACCGTCACAAGAATTAA
- a CDS encoding GNAT family N-acetyltransferase has protein sequence MGGLGGSGVGRALMAAAQAWFHERGCVKFEVTSSDHRVAAHRFNARHGDARDGQRLARKSQTSPT, from the coding sequence ATGGGGGGGCTCGGGGGCTCGGGCGTCGGGCGCGCGCTGATGGCGGCCGCTCAAGCATGGTTCCACGAACGTGGATGTGTGAAATTCGAAGTGACGAGCAGCGACCACCGGGTCGCCGCACATCGCTTCAATGCGCGGCACGGCGATGCCCGCGACGGGCAACGGCTTGCGCGCAAAAGCCAGACTTCTCCGACTTAA
- a CDS encoding acylphosphatase, whose protein sequence is MKSLSSSSPLETVAVRLRGKITGVGYRQAAVREGHLIGVRGWVQALPEGDILAVVQGTPDQVDKMLEWMRHGPPGARVTDFESEIEYTNRRFDRFEQL, encoded by the coding sequence ATGAAGTCACTTTCGTCCAGTTCCCCGCTCGAAACCGTTGCCGTGCGTTTGCGCGGCAAGATCACGGGCGTCGGTTACCGTCAGGCAGCGGTGCGCGAAGGGCATCTGATCGGGGTACGCGGCTGGGTTCAGGCCCTGCCCGAGGGCGACATCCTGGCCGTGGTGCAAGGCACGCCCGATCAGGTCGACAAGATGCTCGAATGGATGCGGCACGGGCCGCCCGGCGCGCGTGTGACAGACTTCGAGAGCGAGATCGAGTACACCAATCGCCGTTTCGACCGGTTCGAACAACTCTGA
- a CDS encoding metallophosphoesterase, translated as MLAIIALLHAYIGWRLLPPLPVAAVWKVLGGLWLVASTVLIPLGLMSRAIQKEPLATLLTWTGMTAIGVFSTLFVLTLLRDVVLGAAMLFSTHDPQLVVRSAVIVLALTAVATILGFYNARRLARVVHVDVPIADLPPELKGFTIVQLSDIHVSSTIRRGYIDAIVDASNALDPDLVAITGDLVDGGVPALREHIAPLARLTSRHGTYVCTGNHEYYSGAPAWVEELRRIGLTVLENEHVVLDHEGAWLTVAGVTDFTAHHFDPEKRSDPLAAVAGAPEDAPRVLLAHQPRSAPAAHEAGFDLQLSGHTHGGQFWPWMYFVPLQQPYVHGLHRLGRLAIYVSRGTGYWGPPKRFGAPSEITRLRLVPKVG; from the coding sequence ATGCTGGCGATCATCGCACTGTTGCACGCCTACATCGGCTGGCGCCTGCTCCCGCCGCTGCCCGTCGCCGCCGTATGGAAGGTCCTTGGCGGGCTGTGGCTCGTAGCCTCGACCGTGTTGATTCCCCTCGGCCTGATGAGCCGGGCGATTCAGAAGGAGCCACTCGCCACGCTCCTGACCTGGACCGGCATGACGGCCATTGGCGTCTTCTCGACGCTATTCGTGCTCACACTGCTGCGCGATGTCGTGCTCGGCGCGGCCATGCTGTTCTCCACGCACGATCCTCAACTCGTGGTGCGCTCGGCGGTAATCGTGCTGGCGCTGACCGCCGTGGCGACGATTCTGGGCTTCTACAATGCCCGGCGCCTCGCGCGCGTGGTCCACGTCGACGTGCCGATCGCCGATCTGCCTCCCGAGCTCAAGGGCTTCACCATCGTGCAACTGAGCGACATTCACGTCAGCTCGACGATCCGCCGCGGTTACATCGACGCCATCGTCGACGCGTCGAACGCGCTCGATCCCGATCTCGTGGCCATCACGGGCGACCTGGTCGATGGCGGCGTGCCAGCCCTGCGCGAGCACATCGCGCCGCTCGCTCGGCTGACGTCGCGCCACGGGACGTACGTCTGTACCGGGAATCACGAGTACTACTCCGGCGCGCCTGCCTGGGTCGAGGAGCTGCGCCGCATCGGTCTCACGGTGCTGGAGAATGAACATGTCGTGCTCGATCACGAAGGGGCGTGGCTGACCGTGGCCGGCGTGACCGACTTCACCGCCCATCATTTCGATCCGGAAAAGCGCAGCGATCCACTGGCCGCCGTTGCCGGCGCGCCGGAAGACGCCCCGCGCGTGCTCCTCGCCCATCAGCCGCGCAGCGCACCGGCCGCGCACGAGGCCGGCTTCGACCTGCAACTCTCGGGTCACACGCACGGCGGACAATTCTGGCCGTGGATGTATTTCGTTCCGTTGCAGCAGCCGTATGTGCACGGCCTTCACCGGCTCGGACGTCTGGCAATCTACGTGAGCCGCGGGACAGGCTATTGGGGGCCGCCCAAGCGCTTTGGCGCGCCGTCGGAGATCACGCGCCTGAGGCTCGTGCCGAAAGTCGGTTGA
- a CDS encoding nucleotide pyrophosphohydrolase, which yields MSATPKSTAPGSAPSSNAPERLIDTAGLDAALHAFADARDWHRYHTPKNLAMALSVEVAELVEIFQWQTESEASAVMQSGEARHVEQELADIAMYLVRLSSVLGVDLNRAIAEKLVMNARKYPAPRA from the coding sequence ATGTCCGCTACCCCGAAATCCACCGCGCCAGGCTCCGCCCCATCAAGCAATGCACCGGAGCGCCTGATCGACACCGCCGGGCTCGACGCCGCGCTGCACGCGTTCGCCGACGCGCGCGACTGGCATCGGTATCACACGCCCAAGAACCTTGCGATGGCGTTGTCCGTCGAAGTGGCAGAGCTCGTCGAGATATTTCAATGGCAGACCGAGTCCGAAGCCAGCGCCGTCATGCAGTCCGGCGAGGCCCGCCACGTCGAACAGGAGCTGGCGGATATCGCCATGTACCTCGTGCGGCTGTCGTCGGTGCTCGGTGTGGACCTGAATCGCGCGATCGCCGAAAAGCTCGTCATGAACGCACGAAAATATCCCGCGCCCCGGGCGTGA
- a CDS encoding 2Fe-2S iron-sulfur cluster-binding protein produces MNRTPYPPADVAATGLPDASASYPVTLVPSGWQFDAPADTPILLAALTAGIKLPSLCRNGTCRACLCQARTGGAPAPVTYRIEWPGLSREEKAQGWLLPCCAYARGELVIDAFDAARVAL; encoded by the coding sequence GTGAACCGCACACCTTACCCTCCCGCCGACGTCGCGGCGACCGGATTGCCCGACGCGTCGGCATCGTACCCCGTGACGCTCGTGCCTTCGGGCTGGCAGTTCGACGCCCCGGCAGACACGCCGATCCTGCTCGCGGCGCTCACCGCGGGGATCAAGCTGCCGAGCCTGTGCCGCAATGGCACGTGCCGTGCCTGCCTGTGTCAGGCGCGCACGGGCGGTGCACCGGCGCCGGTGACGTACCGCATCGAGTGGCCGGGTCTGTCGCGCGAAGAAAAAGCGCAAGGCTGGTTGCTGCCATGTTGCGCCTACGCGCGGGGCGAGCTCGTCATTGACGCGTTCGATGCCGCACGTGTCGCGCTTTGA
- the ettA gene encoding energy-dependent translational throttle protein EttA: MAQYVFSMNRVGKIVPPKRHILKDISLSFFPGAKIGVLGLNGSGKSTLLKIMAGVDKEIEGEAIPMANLNIGYLPQEPQLDPEQTVREAVEGGMGEVMQARAKLDEIYAAYAEPDADFDALAAEQAKYEAILAASDGNNIEQTLEVAADALRLPAWDARIGVLSGGEKRRVALARLLLSKPDMLLLDEPTNHLDAESVDWLEQFLTRFPGTVVAVTHDRYFLDNAAEWILELDRGHGIPWKGNYSSWLDQKEQRLKQEEASESARQKALKKELEWVRQNPKGRQAKSKARLARFDELNSQEYQKRNETQEIFIPVGERLGNEVIEFKNVSKAFGDRLLIDDLSFTVPPGAIVGIIGPNGAGKSTFFKMLTGREQPDSGEIKVGPTVKMAYVDQSRDALDGTKTVFEEISGGADVLTVGKYETPSRAYIGRFNFKGSDQQKQVGSLSGGERGRLHMAKTLISGGNVLLLDEPSNDLDVETLRALEDALLEFAGCVMVISHDRWFLDRIATHILAFEGDSHVEFFPGNYQEYEADKKKRLGEEAAKPKRIRYKPIAR, encoded by the coding sequence ATGGCACAGTACGTATTCAGCATGAACCGCGTGGGCAAGATCGTGCCGCCCAAGCGTCACATCCTCAAGGACATCTCCCTGTCGTTTTTCCCGGGCGCCAAGATTGGCGTGCTGGGCCTGAACGGTTCGGGCAAATCGACGCTGCTCAAGATCATGGCCGGCGTCGACAAGGAAATCGAGGGCGAGGCGATCCCGATGGCGAACCTGAATATCGGTTACCTGCCGCAGGAGCCCCAGCTCGATCCGGAGCAGACGGTGCGCGAGGCCGTGGAAGGCGGCATGGGCGAAGTGATGCAGGCGCGCGCGAAGCTCGACGAAATCTATGCGGCCTACGCCGAGCCGGACGCCGACTTCGACGCCCTGGCCGCCGAACAGGCCAAGTATGAAGCGATCCTCGCCGCGAGCGACGGCAACAACATCGAACAAACGCTGGAAGTGGCCGCCGACGCGCTGCGCCTGCCGGCTTGGGACGCCAGGATCGGCGTGCTCTCGGGGGGCGAGAAGCGTCGTGTCGCGCTGGCGCGCTTGCTGCTCTCGAAGCCGGACATGCTGCTGCTCGACGAGCCGACCAACCACCTCGACGCCGAATCCGTCGACTGGCTCGAACAGTTCCTCACGCGCTTCCCGGGCACCGTGGTGGCCGTGACCCACGATCGTTACTTCCTCGACAACGCCGCCGAGTGGATTCTCGAACTCGACCGCGGTCATGGCATTCCCTGGAAGGGCAACTACAGCTCGTGGCTCGACCAGAAGGAACAGCGCCTGAAGCAGGAAGAGGCGAGCGAGTCGGCGCGTCAGAAGGCGCTCAAGAAGGAACTCGAGTGGGTGCGTCAGAACCCGAAGGGCCGCCAGGCGAAGTCGAAGGCGCGTCTTGCCCGCTTCGACGAGCTGAACAGCCAGGAATACCAGAAGCGCAACGAAACCCAGGAAATCTTCATTCCGGTGGGGGAGCGCCTGGGCAACGAAGTCATCGAATTCAAGAATGTGTCGAAGGCTTTCGGCGACCGTCTGCTGATCGACGACCTGAGCTTCACGGTGCCGCCGGGCGCCATCGTCGGCATCATCGGCCCGAACGGCGCCGGCAAGTCGACTTTCTTCAAGATGCTCACGGGCCGCGAACAGCCGGACAGCGGCGAGATCAAGGTCGGCCCGACCGTGAAGATGGCCTACGTCGACCAGAGCCGCGATGCGCTCGATGGCACCAAGACGGTGTTCGAAGAGATCTCGGGTGGTGCCGACGTGCTGACGGTAGGCAAGTACGAAACGCCTTCGCGCGCCTACATCGGCCGCTTCAACTTCAAGGGCTCGGACCAGCAGAAGCAGGTCGGCTCGCTATCGGGCGGCGAGCGCGGCCGTCTGCACATGGCCAAGACGCTGATCTCCGGCGGCAATGTGCTGCTGCTCGATGAACCGTCGAACGATCTGGACGTCGAAACCCTGCGTGCACTCGAGGATGCGCTGCTCGAGTTCGCCGGCTGCGTGATGGTCATCTCGCACGATCGCTGGTTCCTCGATCGTATCGCCACGCACATTCTGGCCTTCGAAGGCGACTCGCATGTCGAGTTCTTCCCGGGCAACTACCAGGAGTACGAGGCCGACAAGAAGAAGCGCCTCGGCGAGGAGGCGGCAAAGCCGAAGCGTATCCGCTACAAGCCGATCGCGCGGTAA
- a CDS encoding 3-hydroxybutyrate dehydrogenase translates to MNQLNGKVAVVTGAASGIGKEIALTLARAGAAVAIADLNQQGADAVAEEIKAAGGRAMGVAMDVTNEDAVNSGIDKVADTFGSVDILISNAGIQIVNPIENYAFSDWKKMQAIHVDGAFLTTKAALKHMYKDDRGGIVIYMGSVHSHEASPLKSAYVAAKHALLGLARVLAKEGAKHNVRSHVICPGFVRTPLVDKQIPEQAKELGISEDEVVKKVMLGGTVDGVFTTVDDVAQTALFLSTFPTAAFTGQSFVVSHGWFMQ, encoded by the coding sequence GTGAATCAGTTGAATGGAAAGGTCGCCGTGGTCACCGGTGCCGCGAGCGGCATCGGCAAGGAAATCGCCCTCACGCTCGCGCGTGCCGGCGCGGCAGTGGCGATCGCCGATCTGAACCAGCAGGGCGCCGACGCCGTGGCCGAAGAGATCAAGGCCGCAGGCGGACGCGCGATGGGCGTGGCGATGGACGTGACGAACGAAGACGCCGTGAACAGTGGCATCGACAAGGTGGCGGACACCTTCGGTTCGGTCGACATCCTGATTTCGAACGCCGGCATCCAGATCGTCAACCCCATCGAGAACTATGCGTTCTCCGACTGGAAGAAAATGCAGGCCATCCACGTCGATGGTGCGTTTCTCACCACCAAGGCGGCGCTCAAGCACATGTACAAGGACGACCGGGGCGGCATCGTCATCTACATGGGTTCGGTGCACTCGCACGAGGCGTCGCCGCTGAAGTCCGCCTACGTGGCGGCCAAGCACGCCCTGCTCGGCCTGGCGCGCGTGCTGGCCAAGGAAGGCGCGAAGCACAATGTGCGCTCGCACGTCATCTGTCCGGGCTTTGTGCGCACCCCGCTCGTCGACAAGCAGATTCCCGAGCAGGCCAAGGAGCTGGGCATCTCGGAAGACGAGGTCGTCAAGAAGGTCATGCTCGGCGGCACCGTCGACGGCGTGTTCACGACGGTGGACGACGTCGCGCAGACCGCGCTCTTCCTCAGTACGTTCCCGACGGCCGCGTTTACCGGTCAGTCGTTCGTGGTGAGCCACGGCTGGTTCATGCAGTAA